The Sus scrofa isolate TJ Tabasco breed Duroc unplaced genomic scaffold, Sscrofa11.1 Contig1293, whole genome shotgun sequence genome segment AAtaatctatctttttaaaaacaaagcattaccaaaggaaaaagataaattaaaccTCCTCTGTTGCACAAAAACTGCTCTTATTTTCTAGGAAAACTAATACAAAAGTTGATACAGTCTCATTTCAAGGAATAATTATCACAGCAcattttatcttaaatttctattaaatttttcaaCACCTTTTGATTATATGTTATTGACAAGTTAAGGATATATTTCAATAATGCTTTAAACTTCATGACATGTTTTCTTGGTGCCgcagaagaagaaattttatagttattaattaaggtacatatttttatttagtatgaaataaattttatttttgtacatggtttTAGTAAGCATCTTATAACACACTGTTTTTGCACGAAACTATAATTTACCTTGCTTTGAAATGAGAAACAATGGAGATTGCTGACATCTACACTTTTGTTACAAAGTAAACATTGATCTTCTCTATATAACTTTAAATAGCTAAGACATTGTTTTAGGCTAGTAAGAGTCATTGATGATTTATAACTATATCTAACTGAAAGCGAAATGAAGTGTTGAAAGAATTTATGCAGAGAAAGAGTTTTTCATTTCGCTTTGTTTCGAgaggtgctttaaaaaatattcattggtTTGAAGAAAAGGCCCTTCTCTGGACCATGTTCCTGAAGGCTTGCTTCACTTGCTGATTTCGTAGAGTGTATATAAAAGGATTCAAAAGAGGGACCACTGAGGTATTGAGCACAGCCACTCCTTTGCTTAAAGTCACCCTTTCCCTTGCCGAAGGCTTAATGtacatgaagatgcagctgccataaGAGAGGGAGACAACTATCATGTGGGAGGAGCATGTGgaaaaggcttttttcctttgacttGTGGAAGGAAGTCTCAGAATCGTCCGGACGATATATGTGTAGGAGAGAATAACTAGTGTTAGCGTGACCATGAGTGTGACCACAGctaaaaaaaatgccatgagtTCTAGAAGGCGAGTGCTGGAGCAGGACAGCTGCAGAATTGGAGAAGCATCACAGATGAAATGATCAATTATATTGGAGGCACAGAACTCCAACTGCAGCAGCAGGATTATTGGTGGAAAGATGATCAGGAATCCTGCAAGCCATGAGCTGAAGACAAGAAGTGCACAGACTCTGCTGCTCATGATGATGGTATAATGGagaggtttgcagatggccacgtagcggtcataggacatggcggcCAGGAGGTAAAATTCTGTCACCCccaagaagatgaagaaaaacagcTGCGCCACACAACCATCATAAGAAATGGTTCTGTCCCCCGTCACGAGAGTGACAAGGAATCTGGGAATGCAGACAGACGTGAAGGATATTTCTAGGAATGCGAAGTTCCgaaggaagaagtacattggcGTCTGCAGATGGGGGTCTGAAAGGGTGAGGGCGATGATGGTCAGGTTCCCGGTCACACTCAGCATGTAGGTAACAAGCAGGAATGTGAAGAGTACAGCCTGCCACTGCGGATCATCcgtcaatccaagaagaataaaCTCTGTTACTTCAGTgtaatttctcattattttccttctttgttttagCTGTAAAACAGATGAAGGTGTAAGAAACTATAACACcggcaaagacacacacacacacgtacacacatacacacatgatcATGCACACATGAATACACACTGAAAAATATTGCTGCCTGGgcttttagagaaaaatgattttgtagTACCTagaaacaaaatacttaaaataacttTGTAATTCTTATGCCATATATTAATTCACTATCCTACATTTCCTTCATTGCATTCTCACACGTTTCAGTGTAAATCTCTGTGtgctaaatatttcaatatagtcctgaaaacaagggaaaaaagaggTTGAAATCTCTGAGATGGAAACCTCAAATAAGACTCTCAGAGCTTACCTCCAGCACACCACAATACTCTTGAAGATATTTTTTGTTGCTTTCTTCTTCgttatcatttttaatttgttgatttcgtataagcatttctttctctttacccaTTTGAACTCTTACAGTCTATGGAGTCAACTCAGGTGTCCATCTGGTCGATTAATGTGTCCCTGATAATAGTGTACAGAGAGAGGTATTTAATGGGTGGGGGGGTAGGTTCCCTTCTAATTCCAGTGTCTGCACTGCAAGACATTCTAGTTTTAAACAGTAATCTGTTATAATGGTGTCTTTAAGGTTGTAAATATATCactcttgaatatatttttattaactttatctACCATATGTCTActctatgttatatatatatataatttttacataaCATATATAAAGTAGTAGTTTTACTTAAGTCCTAATTTTACTTTTACAACTGTCAAGCATTCCTGCTTATTTCCAAAAATCATTTTGGCACTTCTCCACAATGGTGCCTATTCTTTTCTTGATGGATGATGAAAGGCAATAGTTAATATTCAAAGTAAGTTTTGGAAAGGCAaagacccttccttccttcctccttctttccttcttt includes the following:
- the LOC110258132 gene encoding olfactory receptor 6C75-like; the encoded protein is MGKEKEMLIRNQQIKNDNEEESNKKYLQEYCGVLELKQRRKIMRNYTEVTEFILLGLTDDPQWQAVLFTFLLVTYMLSVTGNLTIIALTLSDPHLQTPMYFFLRNFAFLEISFTSVCIPRFLVTLVTGDRTISYDGCVAQLFFFIFLGVTEFYLLAAMSYDRYVAICKPLHYTIIMSSRVCALLVFSSWLAGFLIIFPPIILLLQLEFCASNIIDHFICDASPILQLSCSSTRLLELMAFFLAVVTLMVTLTLVILSYTYIVRTILRLPSTSQRKKAFSTCSSHMIVVSLSYGSCIFMYIKPSARERVTLSKGVAVLNTSVVPLLNPFIYTLRNQQVKQAFRNMVQRRAFSSNQ